TGGCGTACTACACGGCAGATGGCAAGGGTCTGGACGTGGACCAGCCACGGAATCTGGCAAAAAGCGTGACAGTGGAATAGCTGAGCTCTGAGACCCGTTTTGTGAGGCGCTGAGCCAAAGGCCGACCTTGTACAGGGTCGGCCTTTCTGCTATACTTGCCGACGTGCGCGCCCGTGGCCCAACTGGATAAGGCGATGGCCTCCGGAGCCGTAGATTACAGGTTCAAATCCTGTCGGGCGCACCAGACTTGATGTCTTTTCAACCCCTCGCGGCAATCTCACGCCGTTCATCTGCTCTCACGAAGCTCTGTTGTTGACAGCAAATCTATCGCTTCTGGAGTTGTCGACCCGGGATCGACGTAGCTGTCGACTGGACCTTGTGGACTGAGAAGCCCCGGACACTTGCCCGGGGTCTTTTGCGTGTATAATGAGGGCCGTTACTGTCGTGGCATCCAAGGAGTAGTCGTGAAGAAGCTCGTCATAGCAGAGAAGCCGAGTGTGGCGGAGCAACTTGCAGCTGTCATCGACCACTGCAAGAAGAGCCGTGAGTATTACGAAGGCGAACACTACATAGTATCGTGGGCGGTGGGCCACCTTGTTGGATTGGCAGAGCCCGAAGACTACGACAAGAAGTACAAACAATGGTTGTTGTCCTACCTGCCGATCATCCCTGAGGCGTTCAAGTTCTCCGTTCTTGAGGGAGCCGAGGAGCGTTTCAACGCACTCAAGAAGCTCATCGCCTCCAAAGAAGTGGACGAAGTCATCAACGCCTGCGATGCAGGTCGCGAGGGTGAGTTGATTTTCCGCAACATCTATGTGCAGGCGGGAGGAACAAAGCCTTCGTCACGCCTGTGGCTGTCCTCCTACACTGACGAGAGTATCCGTGATGGATTCAAGCACATCCGTCCCGAATCTGCATATGATGACCTGGGGAGGGCGGCACTGGCGCGTTCTGAGGCAGACTGGCTGGTTGGCATCAACGCTACCCGGGGGCTGACGAGGCGCAACGGCTCGCTTGTTACGGTGGGGCGTGTGCAGACACCAGTTCTGGCACTCATCGCGAAGCGTGAGAAGGAAGTCCAGGCATTCATTCCCGTGCCCTATTTCGAGGTCGATGCCCAGTTCAAGGTCGTGCCGCATGGTGAGCCGACCTATGCAGGACTATGGCATCGGGGATCCGAGAGCAGACTCGCCGACCAGGCAGCCGCTGAAGCCATTGCCACGAAGTGCTCAGGGCACAGAGGGGTGGTCGCGTCGGTTGCCCAGAAAGAAAACCGGATGCAGGTACCCTATCTGTATGATCTTGGACTGCTGCAGCGCGAGGCAAATGGCCTGAACGGCTTGAGTGCGAGCCGTACACTGAAGGCAGCACAGTCTCTTTACGAAGCGAAGCGCGCCATCACGTACCCGAGAACCGACAGCAAGTATCTGCCCAAAGCGCTTCGCAAGGAAGTTGTCACGGTACTTGGCGACCTGGGGATTGGGGAATACGCGCCGTACGTGCAACACGTGCAGCGCGAGGGCTGGAAGATGCGGTCCTTCGTGTTCAACGACGAGAAAGTCAGCGATCACTACGCCATCATTCCGACTGGCACGCGGCTGGACCGAAGCAGTCTCTCTCATGACGAGAGCGTGGTCTATGACCTGGTTGTACGACGGTTCCTCGAACAGTTCTACCCTGAAGCTGTTCTGATGCTCACTCGCGTCGAGACTGTCGTTGAAGGCGAAACATTCGGCAGTGACGGAAGAGTCGTCAAGACCTCTGGATGGCTGGAGGTCGCCCCACGTGAGGCTGACAGCAAGGACTTGCCGGACCTCAAGGAGAAGCTGAGCGTCCAGGCGTTCAGGGTTGAGAGCGAACGCAAGCTGACCAAGGCTCCGCCACGGTTCACGGACGCGTCGATTATCGCTGCCATGGAGACGGCGGGCAAGCTGGTCGATGACGAGGAACTGGCTGAGGCAATGAAAGAGCGTGGCCTGGGGACTCCTGCCACACGTGCGGAGATCATTGAGAAGCTTATCCGGACCGGCGTTGTCGAGCGGAAAGCGCGGAGCCTGGTCGCCACAAGGCGTGGTGTTGACCTGATCGACCTCCTTGAGGCGATCCAGTTGTCGGATCTTGTGGCCCCAGACCTTACCGGTGACTGGGAAATGAGTCTGCGCAAGATAGAGAAGGGGTCATTGGACAACGTGGAATTCCTGGAGCGTATCGAGGGATTCACACGGCAGATGATCGAGAAGATCAAGGGGTACGAAGCTCCCACGCAGATCGGCATCGAGTCGGCGGAACCACTGGGTGTGTGCCCCATCTGCGGCGGCAACGTGCTTGAGCGTCCGGCATCGTATGTCTGCGAACACCACGGCCGCAAGAAGACGGACTGCAAGTTCAGCATTCCGAAGATGATTCTCAGACGTTCTATCAGTCGCGAAGAGGCCTTGCAGCTTATGACCGACAAGAGGACGGACATGCTCGACGGATTCGTGAGCAGGCGCGGGTTCAAGTTCAGTGCGCGACTCCTACTCAGGCCCGACAACAAGCTGGAGTGGGAGTTTGCTGAGGGATCGGGTGGCAGTTCTGCGGCGACCGAACCTGTCGTGAATGAGGAGCCATTGGGTCGCTGCCCTGTGTGTCAGGGTTCAGTGGTAGAGACCACTGAGCACTACCGGTGTGCTGCAACTGACTGCCGCTTTCAAATGAAGCGAGTCTACGCGGGCAAGACCATTGACCGTGACATGGCCCGTAATCTGCTCGAGAAAGGCAAGACAGATCTGATCGAGGACTTTGTATCAAAGTACAACAAGCCGTTCTCAGCCTATCTGAAACTCGGGGACAAGGGCAGAGTGGAGTTCGAGTTCCTGAACAAGGGACCGCGGACGGGGAGGCGGACACCCGGTCACGCAACAAAGGCAGGAGCCTCCACAACGAAGACAACCAAGGCAGTGTCCTCCATAACAAAGACAGAGAAGAAGGGGACCGCCACGAAGAAGACCGACAAAGCAAAGGCTCCCACAAGAAAGGCAGCCTCGAAGACATCCAACAACAAAGGCGGTGCATCATGATTCCATTCAGCGCGATTTTCACTGTCGACTTCTTCTTCAGCCTCGGATACGTGGTTCTGTCGATAGGAGGGCTTATGCTGGCAGTCTCCTACAGGCGCTCTCAGGAAGGGAAGGTGAGTCTGTTCCTCCTGCTTACAACGGCTCTGGTGGCTGCATATTATACCATGCAGTGGCTGTTGAGCAGCTTCATTTCCTTCTATGTCAGTAACTACGCGGCATCGCACCCCGAGTTCCAGATACCTACATGGCTGAACATGGCTCTCGTCATCCTGTTCACTGCTCTGAACTACGCGTTTGTCCTGACGCTGGGGCTGACCGCCTGGTTTGCAGTCAGGAAGACTCGTGCAGAGAGAATGGTACTTACTCTGGGTCCCGAGGAGACGAGTCCTGAGGAGCTGACCACCGGATTGCCTTTGGATGTTGAGCAGTCCGGGACGACCGGCGACAATGCGGCTCCAGACGAGCCGTCCGTTCCTGGGCCCGAAGCATAGTCCATGGACCGTGAGGAACTGTATCAGGTCATCGTTGAGAGGACGCCGTCGCAAAACCTGATCAACCATATGCTCGCTGTCGAGGCCATTATGCGTGGCCTTGCAGCGCATCTCCATGAGGACGTCGAGAAATGGGGCCTGGCCGGCCTCGTGCATGACATCGACTATGGCGAGACCAAGGACAAGCCAAACCTGCACAGCATTGTTGGATCAGAGCAGCTGCATCTGATGGGAGTGTCTGAGGACATTTGCTATGCGGTGCGCGTCCACAACTCGCTGCATGGCCTGCCGCGCAAGAGCATGATGGACAAGGCGTTGTACGCGGCGGACCCATTATCCGGCTTCATTGTCGCGTGTGCTCTCATTCGACCAGAGAAGAAGCTTGCGCCCATTGATACGGACTTTGTCATGGTTCGCTTCAAGGAGAAGCGTTTTGCCGCTGGAGCAAACCGCGATCAGATGCTTGCCTGTCAGGACATGGGACTCGATCTGTACAAGTTCGTTGCCATCGGCCTGAGTTCCATGAAGGGGATCGCCGCAGAAATCGGCCTCTAGATCAGTTTCACCATTCCAATTGATGACCGACGCCCGCCTTCACGGCGGGCTTCTTGTTATGCCCAATAGGGGTATACTTCATTGGTAAGTAGTCTCGTATGTTCTGTGCAACGGACACTTGCCAAAAAATGTCACCACAATGCGGAGGCAAATCGATGTCGTTGAACGCAGAAGAGTTGTTCTCAGAACGGGCGCTGGGTTTTAGACCAACCGAGATTCGGGAGCTCCTCAAACTCGTCGACAGTCCGGAAATCATCTCATTGGCTGGAGGCATGCCAGACGATCGGTTCTTTCCCATCGATCGAGTGATCGAGGCAAGCACGTTTGCGCTCAGGGAATACGGCAAGAAGGCTCTCCAGTATGGGTCTACGGAGGGCATCAAGAAGTTGCGTGTTTTGCTCATGGATCGCATGGAGAACGAGGGTGTCCAAGGCATCGATCTGGACAACGTCATCATCTCCACCGCCTCACAGCAGGGTCTCAGTCTGATGGCACAGGTCTTCGTGAATCCTGGCGACACCATCATTGTGGAAGAGCCATCTTATCTCGGAGCAATCCAGGCTTTTGGAAGCATGCAGGCCAAGTTCTGCACGGTTCCGCTGGACAAGGATGGCATGCAGATGGGCATTCTTGAGGACAGGCTCAAGGAGCTGCAGAAGGCGAACATCCGCCCAAAGTTCGTCTATACGGTGCCCAACTTCCACAACCCTGCCGGCGTCACCATGACGCTGAAGCGCCGCACGAAGTTGATCGAGCTGGCCCACGCGTATGATCTGCTGATTATCGAAGACGATCCATACGGGGAAATACGCTTTGAGGGTGAGCCAATTCCCTCACTGCTGGCGTTGGATGGCAAGGATCGTGTCGTAGGGCTGCGCACGTTCTCGAAGATCAGTTTCCCCGGGCTTCGTCTGGGGTGGATCGTCGCCCGCGAAGACATCATGAGCAAGATCATCGTTGGAAAACAGGCAGCTGACCTTTGCTCTCCGGCCATGACTCAATACATAGCGTATGAGTTTGTCAGCCGCGGGTGGCTGGACGACTACGTTGACGTTGTTCGGCGCGAGTATCCCAGGAAGAAGAATGCAATGATCTCCGCTCTTGAACAGTATTTCCCGGTCGGCAGCAGCTGGACTGACCCTCAAGGCGGTCTGTTCGTATGGGTGAAGGCACCGGACAGTATCGACACCGCGGCGATGTTCCGGGAGGCGATCAATGCCAAGGTTGCGTATGTTGTGGGCATTGCCTTCTACCCTCATCGGGACGACACTTGCCATATGCGGTTGAACTTCTCGGCCGTGGATCCAGAGCATATCACTGAAGGGGTCCATCGCCTGGGAGACTTGCTGAAGTCGAAGATCTAACGGCTGGTTGAGACAGACGTGCAACGACCCCTGTCCGCGTTTTGCGGGGCAGGGGTCGTTGCGGTTCTGCAAACGGGTGGGGACTAGATGCTGCGGAACACGGAGCAGATGTCTCTGTAGTCACAGGAGAAGCACTTGCTGCCGCGTTTTCCGCGAAAATCGCCCTGAAGAATCCTGCGAGCGGTTGTTGCCAGAACCTCTCGAGACTTGGCAATACAGTTTTCTGCCCCTTCGTCCATCTCTGCCTTGACGTTCTCGCGGAGGTAGTACGTCTGAAGGATGAACCGCTTGCCCCGAAACTCTTTCAGCTGACCTAGTGCCGCAGCGTACAGCGCCACCTGGAACCGATGAGATGTCAATGCCGACGCTACTCTCGGTCTCGCCGACTTGTAGTCGACGATCCGCAGCACATGGTCATTGACTTGGTCGATTCGGTCGACGATACCTGTAAACGGAATACCATCAATCTCCGTGTTGATGAGGTGTTCCACGTACAGCATCTGTTGCCACGTGGACTGGAAAACCGGGAAGAATGCCGTAAGTACGCGCAGGGCCTGACGGTGTTTACTGTCTTCATCACCGGGGTCGGCATATCCCTCCGTCAGCCAGTTCTCGTTCAGAAGCTGGGAGAGAGAGGTGGGGAAGAGGGCTGCATCATCTCTGTACAGCTGCCCGTCTTCTCCCAGGTGACATGACAGCAATCTCTCGAGGACCGTGTGGATACTCTTGCCATAGCTGAAATACCAGTGAGATGGTTCCTCGATCTTCTGAATGTACCTGAGCTCGAATTTCCTGGGACATTCGTTGTACGTCGATATTCTCGAGTAGCTCAGCGGTTCTGTATGCGCGTTTTCCAAAGCATCTCCACCTGTTTTCGGGTCTGCTCGACATCCATCGTGTTGTCGATGACAACGTCGGCATACGCCAGTTTCTGAGCCAGAGGCATCTGTGCCTCAATTCGGCTGACGGCTTCGTCGCGCGAAAGATGGTCGCGCGTCATGAGGCGCTCCAGTTGTTCGCCCTTCGATGTTTTCACAACCCAGATCTCGTCGACCAGGTTCTGCCAGCCGGCTTCGATCAGAATTGCTGCGTCAAGGACCACGACGGTTGACGTTCGGTGAAGCACCATGATCTCGTTGGCGACCAGTCTCGTCATGATGGGCATCATGATATCGTTGAGCGTTGTGAGGAGATCGGGGTGTCCGAAGACCAGATTGCCGAGGAGGTGACGGTTGAGCTGGTTTCCATCGAAGATGCAATCCCCAAAGGCAGCTCGCACCTGCTCAAGCGCTCCTTCGACGTTTTCGGCAAGGACGCTCTTTCCTACCAGGTCCGCGTCGAGCACCGCTGCACCGTGCTCCCGCAACATGCCGGAGATCATGCTCTTGCCGGAGGCAATGTTGCCGGTGAGCCCAATGTTGATACTCATTCGAGGTCGCGCAGATTCGGGCCGGCAGAAAGGTGAGTCACCAGGGGGATCGAAAGGTGGATCGCCGATTCCATGGACTCCTGCATCATCCCGCGGACAAGCTCAAGTTCGTCGGACGGTGTGTCGACGACGATTTCGTCATGTACCTGAAGTACCATGCGCGCCTTGAGCGGCTGAAGGTCCTTGTTCAGAGATATCATGGCCATTTTGATGACGTCGGCGGAGCTCCCTTGTACAATGGCATTGAATCCCTGCCGAATAGCTTCCTGCCGCTCCACGTTGTTGCGACTGTTGATGTGCGGGACTCTCCGCAAATGTCCAAGAATCGTCTTCACGTAGCCATCGTGCTGGGCCGCCTCGACCACCCGGTCACGGTAGTCCCGGATGCCGGGAAACCGCTCCAGGTAGCGTTCGATGTACTGGCGAGCCTCTTCGCCAGTGATGCCGAGCTGCCGTGAGAGACCATATGGCGAGATGCCGTAGATGATGCCGAAATTGATAGTCTTGGCGCGTTTCCGCATCTCGGGAGTCACAGATGATTCTGGAACGTCGAAGACCTGCGAAGCCGTGTGCAGGTGAATGTCCTCTCCCTGAGCAAATGCATGGCAGAGGTTTGCGTCCGCCGAAAGATGCGCAAGCATCCTCAGATCGATCTGGGAGTAGTCTGCCGAGACGAGCACCCAACCGTCGTGGCTGGGTATGAACGCCTGTCTGATTTCGCGCCCAACCTCGGTTCTGGCAGGGATGTTCTGCAGGTTGGGGTCGATGCAGCTGATGCGTCCCGTCGACGTGCCGGTCTGGAGGAACGTAGGGTGAATCTTCCCGTCCGGCGCGACATATCGGACCAGCGAATCCGTATAGGTTCCCTTGATCTTGGTCAACTGACGGAGCTCCAGGATAAGCGGAATCGCTGGATGTTCGTTCTGGATTGCCTCCAGGGATTCGACGTCGGTGCTTAGACCTGTCTTGGTTCTCTTGGTCGGTGCAAGTCCCAGCACATCGAAGAGGAGCACGCCCAGCTGTTTGGGAGACTGAAGGCTGTAATCGTGCGTGCCGACGAGCTCGTACGTCCGGCGTTCCAGTTCAGCAATACGAAGGCCGAGCTTCGCTCCGAAGGTTCGCAGGTAGGCAGTATCTGTGCGTATACCTGCCATCTCCATGTCCGCGAGCACCGCTGCAAACGGAATCTCCATGTCGTTCAGGGTGCCTGTGAGCTGTGATTCCTCGAGAGCCGTGTCGATGGGGTAGGAGACACGATAGACAAGGTCGGCCAATCCCTCGGCAGTGGAGGTGTCTCCAGTCAGTCCCCATGCGTCGCCGATGCGGTCAAGGCCCCAGGCTTTCTGGTCAGGATCCAGCAGGTACTGCGCAAGCATGATGTCACGGATGGGGGCAGGAGCGCCCAGGCCGAACGGTGCGAGGGTGTGACAGAGTCTCTTGTAGTCGTAGACATACGTCATGGACGTACTGTCTGAATGGAGGGCCTGGGGAGGCGAGCCGAACATGGCGTCGATGTGGGTCGACGAAACGTTGTCCTTTGTTCGGCGGGCCACCGTGAACCCCTGCCCTTCGAGATCAGGCACGACGGCTAGGGCCGTTCGGGCATCGAAGACTACGTTCGTCGCCTGTAGGGGAACCGGAGCGAGCGCTGCGGGGCGAGCGCCGGCGTCGAAAAGGTCGTCGCGATGGACAGGTATCGGCGCCACAGCGAGTGATGGCATGCCGAGAATCTTCGATGCGCGCCGGCTCAGTGCCACAAACGACAGCGTCTGGAACAGCTGGGCAGTCTGCTCAGTATCTGGGGCGTTACGGACCAGGTCAGCGAGGCTGGTCGGTTCGTCCAGACTCATCTGGATCGTGACCAGCGAGCGGTTGCGCAGGATGATATCCCGGTTCTCGGCGAGCAGGGTCCTGTAGCGTTCGGGGCCGCCGTTCTCGAGCAATGCCTCCACTGAACCGAACTCCTGGACCAGTTTCAGTGCGGTCTTCTCGCCGATGCCCTGTACGCCGGGGATGTTGTCGGACGAATCTCCCTTGAGGGCTTTGACATCGATCAGTTGGGGGGCTGTGAGGCCGAACTCCTCGAGGATTGCCGCAGGAGTATACTCTCTGATCTCCTTGACTCCCTTGACCGTAATGCGTACTGACGTGTTGTCGTCTGTCAACTGGAGCAGGTCGTTGTCCCCGGAATAGATGATGCAGGGGATCTCTGCCTGGTCAGCGACCTTGCTGTAGATGCCGATGAAATCGTCCGCTTCGAATCCGTCCTTTTCGCGCGTCACGATGCCCAGCGAACGGATGAGTTGCTTGAGGTTGACGAGCTGGCTGACGAGTTCGTCGGGCATGGTCTCCCGGTTGGCCTTGTACTCTTCGAACATCTCGTGGCGATAGGTCGCTGCCTTTCGATCGAAGAAGACGCCCATGTACTGTGGTTGAAGCTCTTCGATGATGGAGAGCAGCATCGTCGTGGTCCCCAGAATCGCTCCGGTAGGGATGCCGGTGGCGGTACTGAGGTGGGGCATGGCGAAAAATGCTCGGTACAGAATCGAACTCCCATCGACAAGCACTACGCGGTTCGTCATGTGCTCATTGTATCAACGTCTGGGGTCCTGCGCAACCCAGCAGCGTGAGCCGCGCGTAAACACGGAGATGCAGCCCGTCTGTTTGAGAGAAAGGCTCGATGCCGCATCTGTCGTGAGAATCTGAATCATCCCGGTAACAGTATCATACGCGAATCCGGGAGAGTTGGCAGGAAGCGATGCCGCGGGGCCTACCGTTCCGACGAGAGCGGCTGTGACGAGTGCCAACGAGGGGCCAGACTGACTGGCGTTTCCTGCCCGGATGGTCGCGCTACGCGTCTCGACAGTGACCATCTCGCTGGTGTCGAGTGAGGCGATAGTCGATTGGAAGCGAGTGTCGAGTCCAGGAATGGGGGTTTGGACGTATTCAGAGGGAAGGTACACGTGGCTCGGTGCCAGTAGTCCGAACAGTGCATCCAGCTGGTCTGGGAGGTCTGCAGGGGACCCTGCGACCACGACGACGTCCAGTGTGTTAACGCCGAGTGCTGCGAGTGCACGGGCTGCCCGGTTGGCGGCTTTGCCGTCGGTGTCGAACAGACAGAGCCACGTGCCGATGCCCTGGGTGCGGACGAGGATGACGGTGCCCTGTTCGACGACAGGAAGGGTCACGCGCGTGTCGAATGGGACGGCACCGAACGCCCATACGAGTGAGACCAGGATGGCTGCTGCAGCCACGGGGACTCCCGCATGGCGCCGCTGACCGAGTCTCGGCCGGTTGTCTACCGAGAGGATGACGACCCCGAACAGAATCCCCAGGGAAAGGAGCAGGAACGGTGAAGGTGCAGGGACGTTCCGGTGTGACCCGGGGAGGC
This sequence is a window from Coprothermobacter sp.. Protein-coding genes within it:
- a CDS encoding DNA topoisomerase III, which produces MPGVFCVYNEGRYCRGIQGVVVKKLVIAEKPSVAEQLAAVIDHCKKSREYYEGEHYIVSWAVGHLVGLAEPEDYDKKYKQWLLSYLPIIPEAFKFSVLEGAEERFNALKKLIASKEVDEVINACDAGREGELIFRNIYVQAGGTKPSSRLWLSSYTDESIRDGFKHIRPESAYDDLGRAALARSEADWLVGINATRGLTRRNGSLVTVGRVQTPVLALIAKREKEVQAFIPVPYFEVDAQFKVVPHGEPTYAGLWHRGSESRLADQAAAEAIATKCSGHRGVVASVAQKENRMQVPYLYDLGLLQREANGLNGLSASRTLKAAQSLYEAKRAITYPRTDSKYLPKALRKEVVTVLGDLGIGEYAPYVQHVQREGWKMRSFVFNDEKVSDHYAIIPTGTRLDRSSLSHDESVVYDLVVRRFLEQFYPEAVLMLTRVETVVEGETFGSDGRVVKTSGWLEVAPREADSKDLPDLKEKLSVQAFRVESERKLTKAPPRFTDASIIAAMETAGKLVDDEELAEAMKERGLGTPATRAEIIEKLIRTGVVERKARSLVATRRGVDLIDLLEAIQLSDLVAPDLTGDWEMSLRKIEKGSLDNVEFLERIEGFTRQMIEKIKGYEAPTQIGIESAEPLGVCPICGGNVLERPASYVCEHHGRKKTDCKFSIPKMILRRSISREEALQLMTDKRTDMLDGFVSRRGFKFSARLLLRPDNKLEWEFAEGSGGSSAATEPVVNEEPLGRCPVCQGSVVETTEHYRCAATDCRFQMKRVYAGKTIDRDMARNLLEKGKTDLIEDFVSKYNKPFSAYLKLGDKGRVEFEFLNKGPRTGRRTPGHATKAGASTTKTTKAVSSITKTEKKGTATKKTDKAKAPTRKAASKTSNNKGGAS
- a CDS encoding phosphohydrolase, which gives rise to MDREELYQVIVERTPSQNLINHMLAVEAIMRGLAAHLHEDVEKWGLAGLVHDIDYGETKDKPNLHSIVGSEQLHLMGVSEDICYAVRVHNSLHGLPRKSMMDKALYAADPLSGFIVACALIRPEKKLAPIDTDFVMVRFKEKRFAAGANRDQMLACQDMGLDLYKFVAIGLSSMKGIAAEIGL
- a CDS encoding aminotransferase, coding for MSPQCGGKSMSLNAEELFSERALGFRPTEIRELLKLVDSPEIISLAGGMPDDRFFPIDRVIEASTFALREYGKKALQYGSTEGIKKLRVLLMDRMENEGVQGIDLDNVIISTASQQGLSLMAQVFVNPGDTIIVEEPSYLGAIQAFGSMQAKFCTVPLDKDGMQMGILEDRLKELQKANIRPKFVYTVPNFHNPAGVTMTLKRRTKLIELAHAYDLLIIEDDPYGEIRFEGEPIPSLLALDGKDRVVGLRTFSKISFPGLRLGWIVAREDIMSKIIVGKQAADLCSPAMTQYIAYEFVSRGWLDDYVDVVRREYPRKKNAMISALEQYFPVGSSWTDPQGGLFVWVKAPDSIDTAAMFREAINAKVAYVVGIAFYPHRDDTCHMRLNFSAVDPEHITEGVHRLGDLLKSKI
- a CDS encoding dephospho-CoA kinase — translated: MSINIGLTGNIASGKSMISGMLREHGAAVLDADLVGKSVLAENVEGALEQVRAAFGDCIFDGNQLNRHLLGNLVFGHPDLLTTLNDIMMPIMTRLVANEIMVLHRTSTVVVLDAAILIEAGWQNLVDEIWVVKTSKGEQLERLMTRDHLSRDEAVSRIEAQMPLAQKLAYADVVIDNTMDVEQTRKQVEMLWKTRIQNR
- a CDS encoding DNA polymerase I — encoded protein: MTNRVVLVDGSSILYRAFFAMPHLSTATGIPTGAILGTTTMLLSIIEELQPQYMGVFFDRKAATYRHEMFEEYKANRETMPDELVSQLVNLKQLIRSLGIVTREKDGFEADDFIGIYSKVADQAEIPCIIYSGDNDLLQLTDDNTSVRITVKGVKEIREYTPAAILEEFGLTAPQLIDVKALKGDSSDNIPGVQGIGEKTALKLVQEFGSVEALLENGGPERYRTLLAENRDIILRNRSLVTIQMSLDEPTSLADLVRNAPDTEQTAQLFQTLSFVALSRRASKILGMPSLAVAPIPVHRDDLFDAGARPAALAPVPLQATNVVFDARTALAVVPDLEGQGFTVARRTKDNVSSTHIDAMFGSPPQALHSDSTSMTYVYDYKRLCHTLAPFGLGAPAPIRDIMLAQYLLDPDQKAWGLDRIGDAWGLTGDTSTAEGLADLVYRVSYPIDTALEESQLTGTLNDMEIPFAAVLADMEMAGIRTDTAYLRTFGAKLGLRIAELERRTYELVGTHDYSLQSPKQLGVLLFDVLGLAPTKRTKTGLSTDVESLEAIQNEHPAIPLILELRQLTKIKGTYTDSLVRYVAPDGKIHPTFLQTGTSTGRISCIDPNLQNIPARTEVGREIRQAFIPSHDGWVLVSADYSQIDLRMLAHLSADANLCHAFAQGEDIHLHTASQVFDVPESSVTPEMRKRAKTINFGIIYGISPYGLSRQLGITGEEARQYIERYLERFPGIRDYRDRVVEAAQHDGYVKTILGHLRRVPHINSRNNVERQEAIRQGFNAIVQGSSADVIKMAMISLNKDLQPLKARMVLQVHDEIVVDTPSDELELVRGMMQESMESAIHLSIPLVTHLSAGPNLRDLE